The following are from one region of the Streptomyces decoyicus genome:
- the qcrC gene encoding cytochrome bc1 complex diheme cytochrome c subunit gives MKKLSARRRHPLAALVVLLFALAVTGGLYAAFAPADKAQADDTAQSLAVKEGKKLFAVGCASCHGTGGQGTSDGPSLVGVGAAAVDFQVGTGRMPAQQPGAQVPRKKNIYTNAQIDQLAAYVASLGPGPSVPSKEQYSPEGANIGKGGELFRTNCAQCHNFTGKGGALTDGKFAPTLEGVDPKHIYEAMETGPQNMPSFGDGSLSKENKKDIIAYLGAVNGDESESPGGLDLGGLGPVSEGLFGYIFGLGALIAVAIWVAARTTKAKKS, from the coding sequence GTGAAAAAGCTCTCCGCACGACGGCGCCATCCGCTGGCGGCGCTCGTCGTCCTACTCTTCGCGCTGGCGGTCACTGGGGGGCTGTACGCCGCGTTCGCGCCGGCGGACAAGGCTCAGGCCGATGACACCGCCCAGTCTCTTGCCGTCAAGGAGGGCAAGAAGCTCTTCGCCGTGGGCTGCGCCAGCTGCCACGGCACCGGCGGTCAGGGCACCTCCGACGGCCCGAGCCTGGTCGGCGTCGGCGCCGCAGCCGTGGACTTCCAGGTGGGCACCGGCCGTATGCCGGCCCAGCAGCCCGGCGCCCAGGTGCCGCGGAAGAAGAACATCTACACCAACGCCCAGATCGACCAGCTCGCGGCCTACGTCGCGTCGCTGGGCCCCGGCCCGAGCGTGCCGTCCAAGGAGCAGTACAGCCCCGAAGGCGCCAACATCGGCAAGGGCGGCGAGCTGTTCCGCACCAACTGCGCGCAGTGCCACAACTTCACCGGTAAGGGCGGCGCCCTGACCGACGGCAAGTTCGCACCGACGCTCGAGGGCGTGGACCCGAAGCACATCTACGAGGCCATGGAAACCGGCCCGCAGAACATGCCCTCCTTCGGTGACGGCTCGCTGTCGAAGGAGAACAAGAAGGACATCATCGCGTACCTCGGCGCCGTCAACGGCGATGAATCCGAGAGCCCCGGCGGCCTCGACCTCGGTGGTCTCGGTCCGGTCAGTGAGGGTCTCTTCGGCTACATCTTCGGCCTGGGCGCGCTGATCGCGGTCGCCATCTGGGTCGCAGCCCGGACTACGAAGGCCAAGAAGTCATGA
- the ctaE gene encoding aa3-type cytochrome oxidase subunit III — MSVVATATTVETGHAHPSVNRPNLTSVGTIIWLSSELMFFAALFAMYFTLRSVTGSEYWKESASALNLPFSATNTTILVLSSLTCQLGVFAAERGDVKKLRAWFVVTFIMGAIFIGGQVFEYTELVKHEGLSLSSGPYGSVFYLTTGFHGLHVTGGLIAFLLVLGRTYAAKRFTHTQATAAIVVSYYWHFVDVVWIGLFATIYLIK; from the coding sequence ATGTCGGTCGTGGCGACAGCAACGACAGTAGAAACCGGGCACGCGCACCCGTCGGTCAATCGGCCGAACCTCACCAGCGTCGGAACCATCATCTGGCTGAGTTCCGAGCTGATGTTCTTCGCGGCCCTCTTCGCGATGTACTTCACCCTTCGTTCGGTGACCGGATCCGAGTATTGGAAGGAATCCGCCAGTGCGCTGAATCTTCCGTTCTCAGCGACCAACACCACGATCCTGGTGCTCAGCTCTCTGACCTGCCAGCTCGGCGTTTTCGCAGCCGAGCGTGGCGATGTCAAGAAGCTCCGGGCCTGGTTCGTGGTCACCTTCATCATGGGTGCGATCTTCATCGGCGGTCAGGTCTTCGAGTACACGGAGCTGGTCAAGCACGAGGGCCTGTCGCTCTCGTCCGGCCCGTACGGCTCGGTGTTCTACCTGACCACCGGCTTCCACGGACTGCATGTGACGGGCGGTCTGATCGCCTTCCTGCTGGTCCTGGGCAGGACGTACGCGGCCAAGAGGTTCACCCACACGCAGGCCACCGCGGCCATCGTCGTGTCCTACTACTGGCACTTCGTCGATGTCGTCTGGATCGGCCTCTTCGCCACGATCTACCTGATCAAGTAG
- a CDS encoding DNA-binding transcriptional response regulator, producing the protein MQATATVLVYSDNANTREQVRLAAGRRPAADAPQIEILECATAPAVLTALEQGGIDVCVLDGETAPAGGMGVCRQIKDEIFRCPPVLLLIGRPQDAWLATWSRADAAVTHPLDPVAFADALAGLLRRRHLVQA; encoded by the coding sequence ATGCAGGCGACTGCCACGGTGCTGGTCTACAGCGACAACGCCAACACCCGCGAGCAGGTCCGGCTGGCGGCCGGACGGCGCCCCGCCGCCGATGCCCCGCAGATCGAGATCCTGGAGTGCGCCACCGCGCCGGCCGTCCTCACCGCCCTGGAGCAGGGCGGCATCGACGTCTGCGTGCTGGACGGCGAGACGGCGCCCGCGGGCGGGATGGGTGTCTGCCGGCAGATCAAGGACGAGATCTTCCGGTGCCCGCCGGTGCTGCTGCTGATCGGCCGTCCCCAGGACGCCTGGCTGGCGACCTGGAGCCGTGCGGACGCCGCGGTGACGCATCCGCTGGACCCGGTGGCCTTCGCCGACGCCCTGGCCGGCCTGCTGCGCCGCAGGCACCTCGTACAGGCCTGA